Proteins from one Gimesia maris genomic window:
- a CDS encoding class I SAM-dependent methyltransferase, protein MNHSTTWDPKTYDEPRRRLVPDFDAFYGTAATLVEMTVPAEARILDLGCGTGLFSEFILNRSPAATVTLLDQSAEMLDVAKTRLQQYSITAVHASFDEALPVGPFDAVISSLAIHHLADDQKARLFQRVAEALADGGIFINADQVAGPSPWQTDLYRTMHEQQARELGTDDAEWTAALERMAIDQYASVDWHLARFADAGLKRCDVFFKRFGFAVMAGWKSSAS, encoded by the coding sequence ATGAACCATTCGACAACCTGGGATCCCAAAACTTATGATGAACCGCGACGGCGACTGGTGCCCGACTTTGATGCGTTTTATGGAACCGCAGCTACGCTCGTCGAGATGACCGTCCCCGCTGAGGCGCGGATCCTGGACCTGGGTTGTGGCACCGGTCTTTTTTCCGAGTTCATTCTGAACCGTTCACCAGCGGCTACTGTCACTCTGTTAGACCAGTCTGCGGAAATGCTCGACGTGGCGAAGACGCGTCTGCAACAGTATTCCATTACGGCGGTGCACGCCTCGTTCGATGAAGCGTTACCAGTTGGCCCGTTCGATGCGGTCATTTCCAGCCTGGCCATTCATCACTTAGCCGACGATCAGAAAGCCCGGTTGTTTCAGCGCGTCGCTGAGGCACTGGCCGACGGTGGCATCTTTATCAACGCCGACCAGGTGGCGGGACCCTCTCCCTGGCAGACGGACCTGTATCGAACGATGCATGAGCAACAGGCGCGCGAACTGGGGACAGACGATGCAGAATGGACTGCTGCCCTGGAGAGAATGGCCATCGACCAGTACGCCTCCGTTGACTGGCATCTCGCACGCTTCGCTGACGCCGGCCTGAAGCGATGCGACGTTTTCTTTAAACGGTTCGGTTTCGCCGTTATGGCCGGCTGGAAATCATCGGCATCATGA
- a CDS encoding endonuclease/exonuclease/phosphatase family protein has translation MWYGLLLACVILSITAFLPLLLVDWWWVRIGDFPRLQLLVSYIVVLLAIIPFRKRMTAKIAAITLCAGIGIQLFWIFPYLTIASNEVETAQSQDSEKRLRILTANVLQKNTDAAAVLELIDREQPDIVVLCEVNQRWISDLSPLERTYSYHLTHPLDNTYGIAFYSNLRVKSAEVRGLVKKEIPSIDATILLRSGKEVRLFAVHPNPPRPGEDTTKRDAELVLVGREVSKNRSAIVLGDLNDVGWSRTTNLFQEVSGLLDPRKGRGLFATYDATSWIWRYPLDYLFVSDDFRLSEIRTLPYIGSDHFPLLVELSYEPEAEVTQEGPSLDAGDQEDAAEAVQSAREKHPSPEK, from the coding sequence ATGTGGTACGGACTTCTGCTGGCGTGCGTTATCCTGTCGATCACCGCTTTTCTGCCTTTGCTGTTAGTCGACTGGTGGTGGGTGCGCATCGGTGATTTTCCACGACTGCAATTATTGGTTTCTTATATCGTCGTACTACTGGCAATTATCCCGTTTCGTAAGCGGATGACGGCGAAAATTGCTGCGATCACCTTGTGCGCGGGCATCGGCATTCAGCTGTTCTGGATCTTTCCTTACCTGACGATTGCGTCCAATGAAGTCGAAACCGCCCAGTCGCAGGATTCAGAGAAACGGCTGCGGATTCTGACGGCCAATGTACTGCAGAAGAATACCGATGCGGCGGCGGTGCTGGAGCTGATTGATCGCGAACAGCCGGACATCGTTGTCTTGTGCGAAGTCAATCAGCGCTGGATCTCTGATTTGTCGCCGCTGGAAAGAACCTATTCTTATCATCTCACACATCCCCTCGATAACACTTATGGGATCGCGTTCTACAGCAACCTGCGGGTCAAGTCTGCAGAAGTGAGAGGTCTGGTGAAAAAGGAAATTCCGTCGATTGATGCCACCATTCTGCTGCGTTCCGGGAAAGAGGTCCGGCTGTTTGCCGTGCATCCCAATCCTCCCCGACCGGGAGAAGACACTACCAAGCGGGATGCGGAACTGGTACTCGTCGGACGCGAAGTCAGTAAAAACCGAAGTGCGATCGTGCTGGGTGATCTGAATGATGTCGGCTGGTCGCGTACGACCAATCTGTTTCAGGAAGTCAGCGGTCTGCTCGATCCGCGAAAAGGGCGCGGGCTGTTTGCGACATACGACGCCACCTCCTGGATCTGGCGCTATCCGCTGGATTATCTGTTTGTCTCCGATGACTTCCGCCTGTCGGAAATCCGCACGTTGCCTTACATCGGTTCGGATCATTTCCCGCTGCTGGTGGAACTGAGTTACGAGCCCGAAGCGGAGGTCACACAGGAAGGACCGAGCCTGGATGCAGGAGACCAGGAAGACGCTGCAGAGGCCGTTCAGTCTGCCCGGGAAAAACATCCGTCTCCCGAAAAATAA
- a CDS encoding secondary thiamine-phosphate synthase enzyme YjbQ — protein MKTLTRELWMDIPKRRQIISIHDDVEQLVEESGVQDGLVLVNAMHITASVFINDNESGLHADYDRWLEQLAPFDAGSDPATGGYLHNRTGEDNADAHHKRQIMGREVVVAITDGRLHLGPWEHIFYYEFDGRRRKRILVKIIGE, from the coding sequence ATGAAAACACTCACCAGAGAACTCTGGATGGATATCCCAAAGCGCCGGCAGATTATCTCCATTCACGATGATGTGGAACAGCTGGTCGAAGAAAGCGGCGTGCAGGATGGGTTAGTCCTCGTTAATGCAATGCATATCACAGCCTCTGTCTTCATCAACGACAACGAATCGGGCCTGCATGCTGACTACGATCGCTGGCTGGAACAGCTGGCCCCCTTTGATGCAGGCAGTGATCCTGCTACCGGCGGGTATCTGCACAATCGCACGGGGGAGGACAACGCCGACGCCCACCACAAACGCCAGATCATGGGCCGCGAAGTCGTCGTCGCTATCACCGACGGAAGGCTCCACCTGGGACCGTGGGAGCATATTTTTTATTACGAGTTCGACGGCCGCAGGCGGAAGCGGATTCTGGTGAAGATTATTGGGGAGTGA
- a CDS encoding J domain-containing protein → MSDSGDPQWDLLPDQPEPFFGLSGEYDVRDLKRSYNALIRKFKPEKFPEEFQKIRAAYERLDDALRYGETSQTSPGTSDLQFNWAELLQEQLEPEPTTVPLQPPTDANADHEHAEPVFLSDEQPLHERVRTERLQDLYQELKTLPVKTPYEYYALAFLSDFLDSHSQSFPMWLLKGLKAHPDDQALFELLHQYFVTCDSLEGLEELLVNTSRVVRSDRFYYLTENAWDRLLRESPFLAFRHTLAACEENLLDYRVDHLLVFYIHILKAALWKADRVWLASTFSLIETNLRRLPPWLEYEFHFLELIRVYQRERELFLTGGPLRAIIDQTIQDYCTQSEQQADQSFLECQQLLVSQRNELLEEFDLTRTECETIQMLWEKIAEDVFERINTGFHDSFPETLEQRTKQLVAQLSEEDSGADYRRSVKIPRLGFLLFLAVSVMISLLGLVFKGDAINGPFLILGCLLLLNGVVFVISSIISEHVVRAFYLSWWRQNLMQFYQSDWVPLVALALQLKQLKQKQFRKNKAYNLDEVAIFMLHDVSLYFYTTAQRLLTACE, encoded by the coding sequence ATGAGTGATTCCGGCGATCCACAATGGGATCTGTTACCGGATCAACCTGAACCGTTTTTCGGTCTGTCAGGCGAGTACGATGTGCGCGATCTGAAACGGAGCTACAACGCGTTGATTCGCAAATTCAAACCGGAAAAGTTCCCTGAGGAATTTCAGAAGATCCGGGCCGCTTATGAACGTCTTGACGATGCACTGCGGTATGGTGAAACCTCGCAGACAAGTCCCGGTACATCGGATTTGCAGTTCAACTGGGCAGAACTCCTGCAGGAGCAACTGGAACCGGAGCCCACAACAGTTCCTCTTCAGCCCCCCACTGACGCGAACGCTGATCACGAGCACGCGGAACCTGTGTTTCTGTCGGATGAGCAACCTTTACATGAGCGTGTCAGAACAGAACGACTGCAGGATCTGTACCAGGAACTGAAAACGCTGCCGGTAAAAACACCTTATGAATATTACGCGCTGGCTTTTCTCTCCGATTTTCTGGATAGTCATTCCCAGTCGTTCCCGATGTGGCTGTTGAAAGGATTGAAAGCACACCCGGACGACCAGGCGCTGTTTGAACTGCTGCATCAGTATTTTGTCACCTGTGACTCGCTGGAGGGGCTTGAGGAGCTGCTGGTCAATACATCGCGTGTGGTTCGGTCCGACCGGTTTTATTATCTGACTGAAAATGCCTGGGACCGCCTGCTCCGGGAAAGCCCGTTTCTTGCCTTCCGCCACACACTGGCTGCCTGCGAAGAGAACCTGCTCGACTATCGGGTCGATCACCTGCTGGTATTTTATATCCACATTCTCAAAGCGGCACTCTGGAAAGCCGACCGGGTCTGGCTGGCTTCAACCTTTTCCCTGATCGAAACCAATCTCAGACGGCTCCCCCCCTGGCTGGAGTACGAATTCCATTTCCTGGAGCTGATCCGAGTCTATCAGCGCGAGCGGGAACTGTTCCTGACAGGCGGGCCACTGCGCGCCATCATCGATCAGACCATTCAGGATTATTGTACCCAGAGTGAACAGCAGGCGGATCAGAGTTTTCTGGAATGCCAGCAGCTACTGGTTTCACAGCGGAATGAGCTGCTGGAAGAATTTGATCTCACTCGCACGGAATGTGAAACCATTCAAATGCTCTGGGAAAAAATCGCGGAAGATGTCTTCGAACGGATCAATACCGGATTCCATGACTCGTTTCCGGAGACACTGGAACAACGCACAAAGCAGCTCGTCGCGCAATTGTCGGAGGAAGACAGTGGCGCCGATTATCGACGGTCCGTGAAAATCCCCCGACTGGGCTTCCTGTTGTTTCTGGCGGTATCCGTCATGATCTCACTGCTCGGCCTGGTCTTCAAAGGGGATGCCATCAACGGACCCTTTTTGATTCTTGGCTGCCTGCTCCTTTTAAATGGAGTCGTTTTCGTGATCTCCAGTATCATTTCCGAGCATGTGGTCCGCGCCTTTTATCTCAGCTGGTGGCGACAGAACCTGATGCAGTTCTACCAGTCAGACTGGGTTCCCTTAGTCGCACTCGCGTTGCAGCTGAAACAGCTCAAACAGAAACAGTTCAGGAAAAACAAAGCCTACAATCTCGACGAAGTAGCGATCTTCATGCTGCACGATGTGAGTCTGTACTTTTACACAACCGCCCAACGCCTGCTGACGGCCTGTGAGTAG
- a CDS encoding tetratricopeptide repeat protein, with translation MKQQRNLRRRERKSNSLFLAIPALLLLSAGWSIGCSSDSESDQWQTPTEWVLLIAQEDKRVNSRCQLLNDIARAQLAAGEKEQALQTLQPALELIHEAVDIGAENTSIIDTLILLGEVETAVQTAKDFRSPVLTDPAFKAIALELIKTGKISEAVEAVQNLENERSAIRVYESVVESLVQQGQQQQALEFVEQIPQLNHKGAALCALAMVYHKQGDSQKAFELLKPIADWYQKVDDQTVVDRYMTRRDQLMVKLAAAYARGGNSKRALEIANKISVPQSRNAELAKIAEHIARESGDYEQALEIVNQIQISKLQYSTGKFLALMNISTIIARDSGDFEWAMKVADEIKGRESEIAAYRKPALEEIATLAAKTGNEAQTMAVVEKISQMYHLRDRPLSLNNVAFHLVENGHLKSAMKVVEMIQSPEQKKHVWDAIASNYARSGKTEKAIEFAQKNQTKTDHDSALLLVASHLSEAGKSDEALKIATQVPASSRTNSSIKVMVLERIALELLRKGDASKGLMALDEAVSVALESNDGIFPTLGIIPLACEPLTAAQQKEADKDIVTPLKKSFTPEESRVAKRLMKAIPLKSPHPM, from the coding sequence ATGAAACAGCAGAGGAATCTGAGACGAAGGGAACGAAAATCTAATTCACTCTTTCTGGCAATCCCTGCTTTGCTACTGTTATCGGCAGGGTGGAGTATAGGTTGCAGTTCAGATTCTGAATCAGATCAGTGGCAGACGCCAACTGAGTGGGTCTTGCTGATAGCACAGGAAGATAAAAGAGTTAATTCTCGGTGCCAATTGTTAAATGACATTGCCCGGGCGCAACTGGCAGCGGGTGAAAAAGAGCAGGCGCTGCAGACTTTACAACCGGCGTTAGAGCTGATTCACGAGGCCGTTGATATTGGTGCTGAGAATACATCGATTATAGATACGCTGATTTTATTGGGGGAGGTCGAGACAGCAGTTCAGACAGCAAAGGACTTTAGAAGCCCCGTATTGACTGATCCTGCGTTTAAAGCGATTGCTTTAGAACTGATTAAAACCGGAAAAATATCGGAGGCTGTCGAAGCAGTTCAAAATCTGGAGAATGAGAGGTCTGCGATACGAGTTTATGAAAGCGTTGTCGAGTCACTCGTTCAACAGGGGCAACAGCAACAGGCATTGGAGTTTGTGGAACAGATTCCTCAATTGAATCATAAAGGAGCGGCACTGTGTGCGCTGGCCATGGTTTATCATAAACAGGGTGATTCCCAGAAAGCATTCGAGCTACTGAAACCAATTGCAGACTGGTATCAGAAAGTCGATGACCAGACTGTGGTAGATCGTTATATGACCAGGAGAGATCAATTAATGGTTAAGCTTGCTGCTGCCTACGCACGAGGAGGTAATTCCAAACGCGCGCTGGAAATTGCAAACAAAATCAGCGTGCCGCAATCCAGAAACGCTGAGCTCGCGAAGATTGCCGAGCACATTGCCAGGGAATCTGGAGATTATGAGCAGGCACTGGAAATCGTCAATCAAATTCAAATATCCAAATTGCAGTATAGCACAGGAAAGTTTCTTGCGCTTATGAATATTTCGACGATCATTGCCAGGGATTCAGGCGATTTTGAATGGGCAATGAAAGTCGCTGACGAGATTAAGGGGCGCGAGAGTGAAATAGCGGCATATAGAAAGCCGGCCCTGGAAGAAATCGCGACACTCGCGGCTAAGACAGGAAATGAAGCGCAAACTATGGCAGTAGTGGAAAAGATCTCCCAAATGTATCATTTGCGTGATCGGCCCTTGTCTCTGAATAATGTTGCATTCCATCTCGTAGAAAATGGACATTTGAAATCAGCGATGAAGGTTGTTGAGATGATCCAGTCGCCGGAACAAAAAAAACATGTATGGGACGCCATCGCCAGTAATTATGCCCGTTCAGGAAAGACCGAAAAGGCGATCGAGTTTGCTCAAAAAAATCAGACAAAAACCGATCATGATTCGGCACTGCTACTGGTTGCATCCCACCTTTCCGAAGCAGGTAAATCTGATGAAGCTTTGAAGATTGCTACACAGGTTCCGGCCAGCTCCAGGACAAATAGCTCGATAAAAGTGATGGTTCTCGAAAGAATCGCTTTAGAACTGTTGAGAAAAGGAGATGCATCAAAAGGTTTGATGGCTTTGGATGAGGCAGTCAGTGTGGCCTTGGAATCTAATGACGGGATATTTCCAACCCTTGGTATTATTCCCCTGGCCTGCGAGCCTCTCACCGCTGCACAGCAGAAAGAGGCAGATAAGGATATCGTGACTCCACTGAAAAAATCCTTTACACCAGAAGAGAGTCGGGTGGCCAAACGGCTCATGAAAGCGATTCCATTGAAATCACCTCACCCAATGTGA
- a CDS encoding PadR family transcriptional regulator codes for MAKKQKADLLQGTLDMLILKSLLAQARHGYGVAKWIQVTTKGALEIEEGSLYPALHRMQKRGWIQSEWGLSESNRRAKYYELTALGRAQLKTEVQSWSHLVDAISLILKSNLAEG; via the coding sequence ATGGCAAAAAAACAGAAAGCCGATCTGCTGCAGGGGACGCTGGATATGCTGATCCTGAAAAGTCTGCTGGCCCAGGCACGACACGGGTATGGAGTCGCGAAATGGATTCAGGTCACAACGAAAGGTGCCCTGGAGATTGAAGAAGGCTCGCTCTATCCGGCCTTGCATCGCATGCAGAAACGAGGCTGGATCCAGTCGGAGTGGGGTCTTTCGGAAAGTAACCGGCGGGCGAAATATTATGAACTGACGGCTCTTGGCCGCGCGCAGCTCAAAACCGAAGTCCAGTCCTGGTCCCATCTGGTTGATGCGATCAGCCTGATTCTGAAATCCAATCTGGCGGAGGGCTGA
- a CDS encoding 3-deoxy-7-phosphoheptulonate synthase, which yields MLPIQNVNIHDSVRLVAPQELKDTYKRTDKVTETVGESREQIKRILSGEDHRLIVVVGPCSIHDPKAAIEYATRLKELSTKVDDRMFLIMRVYFEKPRTTVGWKGLINDPHLDGTFDVSSGLKIARQLLLQIGELGIPAATEMLEPITPQYIADAISIASIGARTTESPTHRQMASGLSMPVGYKNGTDGSLDVALNAMLAAQSPHSFLGIDADGQTCVVNTKGNPWGHLILRGGRSGPNYSREHLEEASQSLQAAGLSPRFMVDCSHANSNKDYRNQGKVWNDVIDQRVAGNDTIIGLMLESNLLPGNQSLPKDLSQLQYGVSITDECIDWEETETLILTAHEKLS from the coding sequence ATGTTACCCATTCAAAACGTCAACATTCATGATTCCGTCCGCCTGGTGGCTCCACAGGAATTGAAAGATACTTACAAGCGGACCGACAAAGTCACAGAGACGGTTGGCGAATCGCGCGAGCAGATTAAACGTATTCTCTCGGGAGAAGATCATCGGCTCATCGTAGTCGTCGGGCCCTGCTCGATTCACGATCCCAAAGCCGCCATTGAGTACGCCACGCGTTTAAAAGAACTCTCCACCAAAGTGGACGACCGGATGTTCCTGATCATGCGGGTCTACTTCGAAAAACCACGCACCACGGTCGGCTGGAAAGGCCTGATTAACGATCCACACCTGGATGGCACCTTCGATGTCTCTTCCGGATTGAAGATCGCCCGCCAGCTGTTACTGCAGATTGGCGAACTGGGAATACCCGCCGCAACGGAAATGCTGGAACCGATCACGCCTCAATACATTGCCGACGCGATCTCGATCGCTTCGATTGGCGCACGCACGACAGAATCTCCCACACACCGCCAGATGGCCAGCGGACTTTCCATGCCCGTCGGTTATAAAAACGGTACAGACGGCAGCCTCGACGTCGCGTTGAATGCGATGCTCGCCGCGCAGAGCCCCCACAGTTTTCTGGGAATCGATGCGGACGGTCAGACCTGTGTCGTCAACACGAAAGGCAATCCCTGGGGGCACCTGATTCTGCGTGGCGGACGTTCCGGCCCGAACTACTCGCGGGAACACCTGGAAGAAGCCAGCCAGAGCCTGCAGGCCGCCGGCCTGTCACCCCGGTTCATGGTCGACTGCAGCCATGCGAACTCCAACAAAGACTATCGCAACCAGGGCAAAGTCTGGAACGACGTGATCGACCAGCGCGTCGCCGGCAACGATACGATCATCGGCCTGATGCTGGAAAGCAATCTGCTTCCCGGCAATCAGAGTCTGCCAAAGGATCTGTCACAACTCCAGTACGGCGTCTCCATCACCGACGAATGCATCGACTGGGAAGAGACCGAAACCCTGATCCTGACCGCACACGAAAAACTGTCATAA
- a CDS encoding AI-2E family transporter, giving the protein MHKTGEKNLSAHNQPETRARADADMVKNLQTDSSHTLAHTIITLIIVVVLASALVIAWEIILALFMAVLFGVFLTHTSRLVSDRSRLPYKASLAALVLLLICAFLGTTTFFFVQINQEIEEARQQIDEGINRIQNWAEEYTSISSVIHSTPILAQMLSSQKEKPNQDKAEQPSPAEKEQSGSKQEPGSAEKNSQNSIQSLTQPAQQAMSFVGSMFKSTFGVVVNVVLILFVGLFLAVSPQTYRDGVVVLFPPERRDRIQGLMTQLSDTLWHWLLGRFGSMIITGLGAWLVLSLIGVPMAGTLGLISGLLTFIPNIGSLIAFCLAILIALPKGPTTAALVVPAFIGLQLVESYLITPLIQEQQVSLPPALLISFQAIMGVLFGFLGAMVASPLLAASKVIVQELYVKDYLEKQSSSVPGD; this is encoded by the coding sequence ATGCACAAGACAGGAGAGAAGAATCTGTCCGCTCATAACCAACCTGAGACGAGAGCGCGAGCTGATGCCGACATGGTGAAGAATTTGCAAACCGATTCTTCTCATACCCTGGCTCACACGATCATAACTTTGATTATCGTCGTGGTTCTCGCCTCAGCGTTGGTCATTGCCTGGGAAATTATTCTGGCGCTGTTCATGGCAGTCCTGTTCGGCGTTTTTCTGACTCATACCAGCCGTCTGGTGAGTGACAGAAGCCGTCTGCCTTACAAAGCCAGTCTGGCTGCGCTCGTTCTACTTCTGATCTGTGCATTTCTGGGCACCACTACGTTTTTCTTTGTGCAGATCAACCAGGAAATAGAAGAAGCCCGCCAACAGATTGACGAGGGAATCAACAGGATTCAGAACTGGGCTGAAGAATATACGTCGATCAGTTCCGTCATTCACTCCACACCCATTCTGGCGCAGATGCTCTCCTCACAGAAGGAGAAACCGAACCAGGACAAAGCGGAGCAGCCTTCTCCTGCGGAGAAAGAACAAAGCGGTTCGAAGCAGGAACCTGGGTCAGCGGAGAAAAATTCGCAGAACAGCATCCAGTCACTGACACAACCCGCGCAGCAGGCCATGTCGTTTGTAGGCAGCATGTTCAAATCCACCTTTGGGGTCGTCGTCAATGTAGTTTTAATTCTGTTTGTCGGGCTGTTCCTTGCCGTCTCGCCACAAACATACCGTGATGGTGTGGTCGTTCTGTTTCCACCGGAACGCAGGGACCGCATTCAAGGTCTGATGACTCAACTGAGTGACACACTCTGGCACTGGTTACTGGGACGCTTTGGTTCGATGATCATTACCGGGCTGGGCGCGTGGCTGGTCCTTTCGCTGATCGGGGTTCCCATGGCGGGCACGCTGGGACTGATCTCCGGACTGTTGACGTTCATTCCCAATATCGGCTCTTTGATTGCCTTCTGCCTGGCGATTTTAATTGCGCTCCCCAAAGGCCCGACGACCGCAGCGCTGGTTGTACCTGCATTTATCGGTTTACAGCTGGTCGAAAGTTATCTGATCACCCCCCTCATCCAGGAACAGCAGGTCTCACTCCCCCCCGCACTACTGATTTCGTTTCAGGCGATCATGGGTGTGCTGTTCGGCTTTCTGGGTGCGATGGTTGCCTCGCCTCTACTGGCGGCAAGCAAAGTCATTGTGCAGGAACTGTATGTCAAAGACTACCTGGAAAAGCAATCTTCATCTGTGCCTGGTGACTAA
- a CDS encoding DUF421 domain-containing protein: MFEKWITDQWTEMPMVLLSCVLTYAVILIYTRLTGLRSFSKMSAADFAMTVAVGSVFASTISGSTPTLIIGLTALASLFLGQWILAMLRQHFVWFSKLVDNEPLLLMRGSEMLDENLKKANITRDDVYGKLREANALNADQVLAVVFETTGDISVLHSADPDVKLEPDFFRNVTGAEQLFENREHPSGSFARTSVS, translated from the coding sequence ATGTTTGAGAAGTGGATCACGGACCAATGGACTGAAATGCCGATGGTACTGCTGTCGTGTGTGCTGACTTATGCGGTGATTCTGATCTATACACGGCTCACCGGTCTACGAAGTTTTTCCAAGATGTCCGCTGCCGACTTTGCGATGACTGTTGCCGTCGGTTCTGTCTTTGCTTCGACAATTTCTGGTTCCACGCCGACACTCATCATCGGTTTGACGGCGCTCGCCAGTCTGTTTTTAGGACAGTGGATCCTGGCGATGCTCAGGCAGCATTTCGTCTGGTTCAGCAAGCTGGTTGACAATGAGCCCTTACTGCTGATGCGAGGATCCGAGATGCTCGATGAGAATCTCAAAAAAGCGAACATCACCCGGGACGATGTGTATGGTAAACTGCGCGAGGCGAATGCATTGAATGCCGACCAGGTGCTGGCGGTCGTGTTTGAGACGACAGGCGATATTTCCGTTTTGCATTCAGCGGACCCGGATGTAAAACTGGAACCAGACTTTTTTCGGAATGTAACTGGTGCCGAGCAGCTGTTTGAAAACCGCGAACATCCTTCTGGGTCGTTTGCTCGCACCAGCGTTTCCTGA
- a CDS encoding Hsp70 family protein, which yields MTPIIGIDLGTSNSLCAVFEDGQPKLIPNAHGSVITPSVISISADDRVLVGSAAKETRVTQPERCAWVFKRLMGTDRKVEIGGHVFTATEMSSLVLQSLKQDAEAYLGLEVHDAIITVPAYFNDHQRNATKQAGELAGLNVRRIINEPTAAALTYGFHDRQAEKKLIVIDLGGGTFDVTAMEVFEGTLEIISTAGESMLGGEDFTDRILAKVLTAQNLQVEIAEVKHPLLVSRLKQECEAAKCILARETEAKIRIPNLQGKMEADAATHTMTRDEFLELADPLVKRLARPIAKAVRDSRIAPQDFDSVILVGGATRMEAVRGFIREFFGVEPLCTHNPDEVVALGAAVQAALIQDDRAVEDMVMTDVCPFTLGTEIIKEFGRRQVNGYYLPIIHRNTTIPVSREEVVGTVEPNQREMTVNVYQGEGRKVEDNLFLGTMKVTGIPPGPSGKPVHLRFTYDLNGILEVEAFVPETGKKFKTVLTQHAKLTSKVDIDAAVKNLQKLKFYPRDDVKNQHLVRYAERVIGEVSPFQRDELESSIDYFEQSMASGDPEYFEQAKQNLLTALAALGFCYDEDDQEFQV from the coding sequence ATGACTCCAATCATTGGCATCGACCTGGGTACCTCGAATTCGTTGTGTGCGGTCTTCGAGGATGGACAACCCAAACTCATTCCCAATGCGCATGGTTCTGTGATAACGCCTTCCGTCATCAGTATTTCCGCCGATGATCGCGTGCTGGTCGGCTCTGCTGCCAAAGAGACCCGCGTGACACAGCCCGAGCGATGTGCCTGGGTATTCAAGCGGTTGATGGGTACGGATCGCAAAGTCGAGATCGGCGGGCATGTCTTCACCGCAACCGAGATGTCCAGCCTGGTGCTGCAGTCTCTGAAACAGGATGCAGAAGCCTACCTGGGCCTGGAAGTGCACGATGCCATCATCACGGTGCCCGCCTATTTTAATGATCATCAGCGAAACGCCACCAAGCAGGCGGGCGAACTGGCGGGTCTGAATGTCCGCCGCATTATCAACGAACCAACGGCGGCGGCGCTGACCTATGGATTTCATGATCGCCAGGCCGAGAAAAAACTGATCGTGATTGACCTGGGAGGCGGAACCTTTGATGTGACGGCGATGGAAGTCTTCGAGGGGACACTGGAAATCATTTCGACCGCTGGCGAAAGCATGCTGGGGGGTGAAGATTTCACTGACCGCATTCTGGCAAAAGTACTGACTGCCCAAAACCTGCAGGTCGAGATCGCGGAAGTCAAGCATCCCCTGCTCGTTTCCCGTCTCAAGCAGGAATGCGAGGCGGCCAAGTGTATTCTTGCACGGGAAACGGAAGCCAAAATCCGCATTCCGAATCTACAGGGAAAGATGGAAGCGGATGCCGCCACCCATACGATGACGCGCGACGAATTTCTGGAACTGGCCGACCCGCTGGTCAAACGGCTGGCGCGTCCGATTGCCAAAGCGGTTCGCGATTCGCGCATTGCTCCACAGGACTTCGACAGTGTAATCCTCGTGGGGGGAGCAACTCGCATGGAGGCCGTCCGCGGATTCATTCGCGAGTTTTTCGGCGTCGAACCATTGTGCACTCACAACCCCGATGAAGTCGTCGCGCTGGGTGCTGCCGTCCAGGCAGCGCTGATTCAGGATGACCGGGCCGTGGAAGACATGGTGATGACAGACGTCTGTCCGTTTACGCTGGGCACGGAAATCATTAAAGAGTTCGGACGACGCCAGGTCAACGGCTACTACCTGCCGATCATCCATCGTAATACCACCATCCCCGTTTCCCGTGAAGAAGTGGTCGGAACGGTCGAACCCAATCAGCGCGAGATGACCGTCAATGTCTACCAGGGCGAAGGACGCAAAGTCGAAGACAATCTGTTCCTGGGAACCATGAAAGTCACCGGAATCCCGCCGGGGCCTTCGGGCAAACCGGTTCATCTCCGTTTCACATACGACCTGAACGGCATTCTGGAAGTGGAAGCCTTCGTTCCCGAGACCGGCAAGAAGTTTAAAACGGTTCTGACACAACATGCCAAACTGACGTCGAAAGTCGATATCGACGCCGCCGTTAAGAATCTGCAGAAACTGAAGTTTTATCCGCGCGACGACGTCAAGAACCAGCATCTGGTCCGTTATGCCGAGCGGGTGATTGGTGAAGTCAGTCCGTTTCAGCGCGATGAGCTGGAGTCTTCGATCGACTACTTTGAGCAGTCGATGGCCTCCGGTGACCCCGAGTATTTCGAGCAGGCAAAACAGAACCTGTTGACAGCGCTGGCGGCTTTGGGCTTCTGTTATGATGAGGATGATCAGGAATTTCAGGTATGA